One segment of Fibrobacter sp. UWT2 DNA contains the following:
- a CDS encoding DASS family sodium-coupled anion symporter: MTKAKFIKFIIASVLAIVALFLPYESLGFDAASPMGILNPLEIRVIGVFVMAALFWILQPFPIWSTSVLVIVLMIVTMSDSSLTPFRVDGVTMISHKSIMATFANPIIMLFLGGFFLAAAATKYKMDLNLARVLLKPFGKNPKFVLLGLMLITAVFSMFMSNTATAAMMLAILAPVLKLFDESDRGKAAFALAIPLGANIGGMGTPIGTPPNAIALGALNDAIARGDLVANQVTFGQWMAFGIPYVIILMVIAWVLLLKIYPIKMKEMVLNIEGAGKFDTSPKAIIVYITFVLCVILWVTGKGVHGINDNAIAMIPMAVFALTGVITKKDLNAMSWDVLWLVAGGFALGVGLNATGLAAHLIKTIPFASWSPIALMVGCGIICLFMANFMSHTSTATLLVPILCAVGIACQGNLTGLGGVTALLVSVAFASSLGMSLPISTPPNALAHATGYTDTRGMAITGVVMGLGGLVLSWVMMIVLAKVHFFG, translated from the coding sequence ATGACAAAGGCTAAATTCATCAAGTTCATCATCGCGTCGGTGCTTGCCATCGTCGCCCTCTTCTTGCCCTACGAATCCCTCGGATTCGATGCCGCAAGCCCCATGGGAATCCTCAACCCCCTCGAAATTCGTGTGATTGGCGTTTTCGTGATGGCCGCTCTGTTCTGGATTCTTCAACCGTTCCCGATCTGGTCGACCTCGGTGCTCGTCATCGTGCTCATGATCGTGACGATGTCTGATTCGTCCTTGACGCCCTTCCGCGTGGACGGCGTGACGATGATTAGCCACAAGTCCATTATGGCAACGTTTGCCAACCCCATCATCATGCTCTTCTTGGGCGGCTTCTTCCTCGCTGCAGCAGCCACCAAGTACAAGATGGACTTGAACCTCGCTCGCGTGCTCCTGAAGCCCTTCGGCAAGAACCCGAAGTTCGTGCTTCTCGGCCTCATGCTCATTACTGCCGTGTTCTCCATGTTCATGAGCAACACCGCTACCGCTGCCATGATGCTTGCCATCCTCGCTCCGGTGCTCAAGCTCTTTGACGAAAGCGACCGCGGTAAAGCCGCCTTTGCCCTTGCTATTCCGCTGGGCGCCAATATCGGTGGTATGGGTACCCCGATCGGTACGCCTCCTAATGCTATCGCCCTTGGTGCCTTGAACGACGCTATCGCCCGTGGCGACCTCGTTGCCAACCAGGTGACCTTCGGCCAGTGGATGGCTTTCGGTATTCCGTATGTGATTATTTTGATGGTGATCGCTTGGGTCCTGCTCCTCAAGATCTACCCGATCAAGATGAAGGAAATGGTCCTGAACATTGAAGGTGCCGGCAAGTTTGACACCAGCCCCAAGGCCATTATCGTGTACATTACCTTTGTCCTGTGCGTTATTTTGTGGGTGACCGGTAAGGGTGTCCACGGCATTAACGATAACGCAATTGCTATGATCCCGATGGCTGTGTTTGCCTTGACCGGCGTGATCACTAAGAAAGACCTGAACGCAATGAGCTGGGACGTGCTCTGGCTCGTGGCTGGCGGTTTCGCTCTGGGTGTTGGCCTCAACGCTACTGGCCTTGCCGCTCACTTGATCAAGACGATTCCGTTTGCAAGCTGGTCTCCGATCGCCCTCATGGTGGGTTGCGGTATCATCTGCTTGTTCATGGCTAACTTCATGAGCCACACTTCTACCGCTACCTTGCTGGTGCCGATTCTTTGCGCCGTGGGTATCGCTTGCCAGGGCAACCTGACTGGCCTCGGTGGCGTGACCGCTCTCCTCGTGTCCGTTGCTTTCGCAAGCTCTCTCGGCATGAGCCTCCCGATTTCTACTCCTCCCAATGCACTTGCCCACGCGACGGGTTATACCGATACGCGCGGCATGGCCATTACCGGTGTCGTCATGGGCCTCGGTGGCTTGGTGCTTTCCTGGGTGATGATGATTGTCCTTGCGAAGGTTCACTTCTTCGGATAA